In Musa acuminata AAA Group cultivar baxijiao chromosome BXJ3-9, Cavendish_Baxijiao_AAA, whole genome shotgun sequence, a single genomic region encodes these proteins:
- the LOC135648468 gene encoding mediator of RNA polymerase II transcription subunit 22a-like, giving the protein MNKAAGGGGGGGGPTAAAAAAAAQKQKTLLQRADTDVTNIVDNFNQLVNLARVNDPPVRNSQEAFQMEIRAARMVQAAESLRNLVSELKQTAIFSGFGSLNENVDRRIAEFNRLEEGSERLLERVGEQAAASLKELEAHYYSSVLRTSPSEGP; this is encoded by the exons ATGAACAAAGCCGcgggaggaggcggcggaggaggcggcCCGACGGCGGCGGCTGCGGCCGCGGCGGCGCAGAAGCAGAAAACCCTGCTGCAGAGGGCCGACACCGACGTGACCAATATCGTCGACAACTTTAATCAGCTCGTCAACCTCGCTAGG GTCAACGACCCGCCGGTTCGCAACTCGCAGGAAGCGTTCCAGATGGAGATCCGGGCCGCAAGGATG GTTCAAGCGGCGGAGTCGTTGAGGAATCTGGTGTCGGAGCTGAAGCAGACGGCGATCTTTTCGGGGTTCGGCTCGCTGAACGAGAACGTGGACCGGCGGATCGCCGAATTCAACCGGCTGGAGGAGGGTTCGGAGCGGCTTCTTGAGAGGGTCGGGGAGCAGGCCGCGGCCAGCCTCAAGGAGCTGGAGGCGCACTACTACTCGTCGGTCCTGAGGACGAGCCCAAGCGAAGGCCCATGA